The Paenibacillus dendritiformis region GCTGCCCGACAGGCTGGCCGCGGCCGCGAATCGCTCCGGATAGGAGAGCGCCCATTTCATGGCGCCATATCCGCCCATCGACAGGCCGGCCACATAATTGTCCTCCCGCTTGGCGGACAACGGGAAGAAGCTGCGGGCCTTGGCCGGCAGCTCCTCCGTCAGGAACGTCCAATAGCGCAGCCCATGGGCCATATCGGTATAGAAGCTGCGATGAACCTGCGGCATGACGACCGCGATGCCCTTCAAGGCGGCATAGCGCTCGATCGACGTGCGGCGAACCCAGATCGTATGGTCGTCCGACAAGCCGTGCAGCAGGAACAATGTCTTATGAACCTCCGTCGATTTGACGTTGTTCATCCCGTATTGTCCCGCCGTCGTCTCCGGCAGGATGACTGTCATCGCCGTGCTTAAACCCAGCACTTCCGAGAAATAATTGCAGGTAAGCAGTGCCATTCGTTCCCCTCCCTAATCCAGACCTAACATCATCTGCTATGTACAGTCCTTTGCTTTATTCTCATTATAGTCCCTTCCCTGGCAAAAGGTAAGCAAGCGTTTTCCAGCCATAACCTGACTGCGGGAACCCGCATTTTGCGTTCATCGTCTGGAATTTAACCAA contains the following coding sequences:
- a CDS encoding alpha/beta hydrolase is translated as MALLTCNYFSEVLGLSTAMTVILPETTAGQYGMNNVKSTEVHKTLFLLHGLSDDHTIWVRRTSIERYAALKGIAVVMPQVHRSFYTDMAHGLRYWTFLTEELPAKARSFFPLSAKREDNYVAGLSMGGYGAMKWALSYPERFAAAASLSGSLDVAAPALRERIREDARLIYGEGGIAGTPNDLFRLLEQADRHPGPKPKLFQCCGTEDFLYEDNLRFREAVRRTDFEHTYSEGPGDHTWEYWDARIQDVLEWLPLGPQEQREA